In the Tessaracoccus lacteus genome, TCGTCGAGGCCGGGTTCCGGCTCAGCGAGGACCCCGCCAAGATCGACATCGTCATCGCCAGCTACGACCGCGGCTTCGACTACCGGAAGCTGCAGATCGCATTCGATGCGCTCTGGTTCCACCGCGGCGCGTTCCTTGTGCAGACGAACCCCGACCGCTTCTGTCCGTTCCCCGGAGGACGGGGAGAGCCTGACTGCGCCGCCATCACCGCCGCGATCGAGGCCTGCTCGGGGGTGAAGTGCCGGATCAGCTTCGGCAAACCCGACCCGATCATGCTCGAGGCGGTCATGTCGACACTCGACTGCCCCGTCGAGCGGGCCGTCATGGTTGGAGACCGGCTTCAGACCGACATCGCCATGGCCCTCGATACCGGGATGGCTGCCGCGGCAGTCCTGACCGGTGAGACCACCGTCGAGGAGATCGCTGCGCAACCCGAGGGCCGGGTTCCGGACCTTGTTCTCGATCGCATCGATCGCCTCATTCCCGCCCACCTCTGGGACGAACTCGGCTGGGCCGAGTCCGATCCCTCCTGACCTATGTGTCAGTGTTTCAGTCATCAAAGGAGATAGACATGCCAGGTCCCTACGTGATGGGAATCGACTACGGCACGGAGAGCTGCCGGGTCGCGATCTTCGATCTGGTCGGCACGCCGGTCAGCATTGCCGCCACGACCTATGCGACGACGCATCCGCGTCCGGGGTGGGCCGAACAGTCGCCCGACGACTGGTACCTCGCTCTGCAGTCCTCTGCCAGACGGGCCATGAACCAGGCCGGGATCAGTGGCGATGAGGTCGCCGGGATCTCGTACGACGCCACCACGATGACGGTCGTCGCCATGGACCGGGAGGGCAACCACCTCCGTCCCGCGATCATGTGGATGGACGTCCGCGCGACCGAGCAGGCGGCCCGCGCACTTACCACCGATCACTGGGCTCGTCTCTACAACGGTGGCGGGACCATGCCGGCTACTGCCGAGTGGTATCCGTTCAAGGCCGCCTGGCTGCGAGAACACGAACCCGAGACGTATCGCAACGCCTACCGACTGGTGGACGCGCCGGAGTGGGTGACCTTCAAGCTCACCGGCGAGTGGACGGTCAACATCAACTCGGCAGCGCAGCGCATGTACTACAACCGTGACCGCGGTGGGTGGCCGGTTGAGTTCTACGAGCACATCGGCTGCGGCGACGTCTTCGACAAGATCCCCGAGCGGGTCCTCGACCTTGGAGAGCGCGTCGGTGGCCTCACCCCCCGCGCTGCGGAGGATCTCGGCCTGCCTGTCGGGACACCCGTCGCTCAGGGCCCGGCCGACGCATGGGCCGGCCAGGTCGGCCTGGGCGTGGTCAACCCGGGCAAGATGGCGCTCATCACGGGTTCCTCGCACGTCCTCAGTGGCCAGTCCGCCCACTCCGTCCACGGCCCCGGCTTCTTCGGGTCCTACACCGACGGTGTCGTGCCCGGTCAGTACACCGTCGAGGGTGGCCAGGTCTCGACCGGTTCGGTCATGAAGTGGTTCAAGGACAACTTCGCCCGGGACCTCGTGTCGGCCGCAGACCGCACCGGCGCCAACGTCTACGACGTCCTGAACGCCGAGAGCTCGCACATCCCCGTCGGGTCCGATGGCCTCATCGTCAACGAGTACTTCCAGGGGAACCGCACGCCGTATACCGACTCCAAGGCGCGAGGAATCATCTGGGGTCTCTCGTTGGCGCACGGTCCGGCGCACGTCTACCACGCAATCCAGGAGGGGATCTGCTACGGCTCGGCCCACATTCTTCGTGAGATGTCTCGGGCCGGCTTCCAGGTCACCGAGCTGGTCGCTGCGGGCGGGATGACCAAGAGCCGCTCGCTGCTGCAGATGCATGCCGACGTGACGGGTATCCCGATCACGCTCACCCGCGTCGGCGATGCCGTCGCCCTCGGCTCGTCGATGTGCGCCGCCGTCGGGGCAGGGTTCTATGACAACCTGCAGGAGGCGGCCGCCGGCATGGTTCACGAGGTGGATCAGCTGGTGCCTGACCTCCAACGGCACCTCGACTATTCGTTCTATCTGGATGCCTACTGCGCCGGCTATCCCGCGCTGTCCGACCAGATCCACAAGATCGTCGACCACGAGGCGGTGCGGGCATGAGTGAGCTCATCCAGCAGGCCCTTGCCGCGGCGACGGACACCTCCGAGGTGCTGATCGGGCACGGCGTGATCGCTGACCTTCCCGAGGCCTTCCGTCGGGTGTTCGGGGGAGCGACGGCGCTGGTCGTCGCTGACGAGCGGACCAGAGATGCTGCCGGGCAGGACGTCTGTGGTGTTCTCGCCGCCGCGGGCGTGCCGCTGGCTCCGCCGTTCATCTTTCCCGGAGACCCCGAGCTCTACGCCCGCTACGAGAACGCCGAGCTGCTCCGGGACCGGATCGCCGAGGTGGATGCCGTCGTGGTGGCGGTGGGGGCCGGCACCCTGAACGACCTGGCCAAGCGTGCCTGCGGAGAGCTGGGCCGCCGTTACGTCGTGGTGGGCACCGCCGCGTCGATGGACGGGTACACGGCCTTCGGCGCCTCGATTGCGGTCGACGGCTACAAGCAGACGCTCGACTGCCCTGCCCCGGCGGTGGCGGTCGCCGACCTCGACGTGATGGCGTCGGCGCCCTCGGCGATGACGGCTTCTGGGTACGGTGACCTGCTCGGCAAGCTCCCGGCCGGAGCCGACTGGCTCCTGGCGGACCTGGTTGGGGCGGAGGCGATCGACACGAACGTCTGGGACCTCGTCCAGGGCCCGCTCCGTGGTGCCCTGCAGCGGCCCGCGGCGCTGGCCTCCGGCGACTCGGACGCCCTTGGCCAGCTGGCCGAGGGTCTGGTGATGTCCGGTCTAGCCATGCAGGCCTACCACGGCTCCCGGCCGGCCTCCGGATCGGAGCACCTCTTCTCTCACCTGTGGGAGATGGAGGGCCATGGAGTCGACGTGACGCCGCGTCGGCTGTCGCACGGGTTCAAGGTGGCGGTCGGGAGCGTGGCCATCTCCGCGCTCTACGAGGAACTGCTCGCTGACGATCTCACCTCCCTCGATATCGACGGAGCCGTCCGGGCCTGGCCCGGACGCGACGAGATGGAGCTCCTCGTTCTTTCGCAGCACCGGCGACCGGGCCTGCGCGAGGCTGCGGTCCAGCAGACCATGTCCAAGTACGTCGATGGGACGAGTGTCGGCCGACGCCTCGAGACCCTCGCACAGGGGTGGCCGACTCTGTCAGCCCGGCTGCGCGAGCATCTGATACCCGCCGACACGCTGCAGGCCATGCTCCGGGCCGCTGGCGCCCCGGCCCACCCGGATGAGATCGGACTCGACTGGGACGCGTTCCGCGCCACTTACGTCCGCAGTCAACTCATCCGGTCCCGGTACACCATCCTCGACACGCTGGCAGAGGCAAACCTGCTGGACTACTTCACTGACCGGCTGTTCTCGCCCAGCGGCTTCTGGGGGGCCCAGGGATCTGTGAGGGCCGCATGAGTGCGCTGAACTGGACGGACACGGACAGGGCTGCGGTCGACGCGGCCAGGGTGCTCGCCGCCGATGCGGTGGAGAAGGCCGGCAACGGCCATCCGGGAACGGCGATTTCGCTCGCCCCCGTCGCCCATCTGCTCTACCAGAAGGTCATGGTGGGTGATCCCTCTGATCCGCGATGGCTCGGCCGGGACCGCTTCGTGCTGTCGGCCGGGCACTCCTCCCTGACCCAGTACTGTCAGCTTTTCCTTGCCGGGTACGGGCTGGAGCTCGACGACCTCAGGGCGCTCAGGACCGAGGGTTCCCTGACGCCGGGGCATCCCGAGTATGGACACACCGCAGGGGTCGAGTGCACGACGGGGCCCCTGGGTGCCGGCATCGCGATGGCAGTCGGCTTCGCGATGGCCGCCCGCCGGGCGCGTGGGCTGTTCGAGCCGGAGGCCGCCCCCGGCACGTCCGTGTTCGACCATATGGTCTACGCACTTGCTGGCGATGGTTGTTTCCAGGAGGGCGTCTCCGGCGAGGCCTCCTCGCTGGCTGGCGCGCAGAAGCTGGGCAACCTCGTGGTCATCTACGACGACAACCGCATCACGATCGAGGGCGAGACCCAGATCGCCTTCACCGAGGACGTCGCCGCCCGCTATGAGGCGTACGGCTGGCATGTGGCGCACGTGGACTGGACCCAGGGAGGGGCCGGCTACTCGGAGGACGTCGACGCGCTGTACAAGGCCATCGACGAGGCGAAGGCGGTGACGGACAGGCCCTCCCTGATCCGGCTGTCGACGCTCATCGGATGGCCGCTCCCGACCAGGGCCGGCCATCACAGCGTGCACGGCGCCGCTCTGGGTGCCGAGGAGATCGCCGGCCTGAAGGCCCGCCTCGGGCTCGATCCGACCCGGAGCTTCGCCGTCCCGGCGGACCTCGTGGCGAGGACCAGAGCGAATGCGGCGTCGCGGGCGGCTGAGGCACGGGGCGCGTGGCAGGCCCGTTTCGACGCATGGCGCACCGCGCACCCCGACAAGGCTGCACTCCTCGACCGCATCCTTGCTGGGGAGCATCCCGACCTCGGGGTGGCACTGCCGTCGTTCCCCGAGGGAAGGAAGTCGACGAGGGCTGCCTCGGGCGAGGTGCTGACCGCAATCGCGGATGCGGTCCCGGAGCTGTGGGGCGGATCTGCCGACCTCGCAGGGTCGAACAACACGACCATGCGCGGCCAACGCTCCTTCCTCCCGCCCGAACACGCGTCCGCCGACGTCGTCGGCGACTACAACGGCCGGACCCTGCACTTCGGTATCCGCGAGCACGCGATGGGCAACATCCTCAACGCCATCAACATCGACGGCCTGACGCGGGCCTACGGCGGCACCTTCCTCGTCTTTGCCGACTACATGCGTCCGGCGGTGCGGCTGGCCGCTCTCCAGAAGTCGCCCACCATCTTCGTGTGGACGCACGATTCGATCGGCGTTGGCGAGGATGGGCCGACGCACCAGCCGATCGAACACCTCGCCAGCCTGCGTGCCATTCCTGGCCTGGACGTGATCCGCCCCGCCGACGCCAACGAGACCGCTCAGGCCTGGGCCGAGGTACTGCGACACACCGACAGGCCGAGCGCGCTGATCCTCTCCCGGCAGGATCTGCCAGTCACCGCCCGTGGAGCGGGCGCCGCTGCTCCTGCCGAGCTGACCGTCCGCGGCGGCTACACCCTGTTCGACGCGGACGGGGAGCTCGAGGTGGTCCTCGTGGCAACCGGGTCCGAGGTCGCTCTCGCCGTCGAGGCCAGGGACCTGCTGCAGGCCCAGGGCATCGGGACGCGCGTCGTGTCGATGCCCTGCCGGGAGTGGTTCGACCATCAGCCAGCCGCATACCGGGCTGAGGTCCTGCC is a window encoding:
- a CDS encoding HAD-IIA family hydrolase; this translates as MTETLLRAPAELFDAYVFDMDGTIYLGDHLLPGAARLVHELRRREIPVRFLSNNPTKDPAMYAEKLERLGLPTPVGDIANTIVTTVTWLRRHHPDAVLYPIAEEPLINALVEAGFRLSEDPAKIDIVIASYDRGFDYRKLQIAFDALWFHRGAFLVQTNPDRFCPFPGGRGEPDCAAITAAIEACSGVKCRISFGKPDPIMLEAVMSTLDCPVERAVMVGDRLQTDIAMALDTGMAAAAVLTGETTVEEIAAQPEGRVPDLVLDRIDRLIPAHLWDELGWAESDPS
- a CDS encoding FGGY-family carbohydrate kinase; translation: MPGPYVMGIDYGTESCRVAIFDLVGTPVSIAATTYATTHPRPGWAEQSPDDWYLALQSSARRAMNQAGISGDEVAGISYDATTMTVVAMDREGNHLRPAIMWMDVRATEQAARALTTDHWARLYNGGGTMPATAEWYPFKAAWLREHEPETYRNAYRLVDAPEWVTFKLTGEWTVNINSAAQRMYYNRDRGGWPVEFYEHIGCGDVFDKIPERVLDLGERVGGLTPRAAEDLGLPVGTPVAQGPADAWAGQVGLGVVNPGKMALITGSSHVLSGQSAHSVHGPGFFGSYTDGVVPGQYTVEGGQVSTGSVMKWFKDNFARDLVSAADRTGANVYDVLNAESSHIPVGSDGLIVNEYFQGNRTPYTDSKARGIIWGLSLAHGPAHVYHAIQEGICYGSAHILREMSRAGFQVTELVAAGGMTKSRSLLQMHADVTGIPITLTRVGDAVALGSSMCAAVGAGFYDNLQEAAAGMVHEVDQLVPDLQRHLDYSFYLDAYCAGYPALSDQIHKIVDHEAVRA
- a CDS encoding sn-glycerol-1-phosphate dehydrogenase; protein product: MSELIQQALAAATDTSEVLIGHGVIADLPEAFRRVFGGATALVVADERTRDAAGQDVCGVLAAAGVPLAPPFIFPGDPELYARYENAELLRDRIAEVDAVVVAVGAGTLNDLAKRACGELGRRYVVVGTAASMDGYTAFGASIAVDGYKQTLDCPAPAVAVADLDVMASAPSAMTASGYGDLLGKLPAGADWLLADLVGAEAIDTNVWDLVQGPLRGALQRPAALASGDSDALGQLAEGLVMSGLAMQAYHGSRPASGSEHLFSHLWEMEGHGVDVTPRRLSHGFKVAVGSVAISALYEELLADDLTSLDIDGAVRAWPGRDEMELLVLSQHRRPGLREAAVQQTMSKYVDGTSVGRRLETLAQGWPTLSARLREHLIPADTLQAMLRAAGAPAHPDEIGLDWDAFRATYVRSQLIRSRYTILDTLAEANLLDYFTDRLFSPSGFWGAQGSVRAA
- the tkt gene encoding transketolase; translation: MSALNWTDTDRAAVDAARVLAADAVEKAGNGHPGTAISLAPVAHLLYQKVMVGDPSDPRWLGRDRFVLSAGHSSLTQYCQLFLAGYGLELDDLRALRTEGSLTPGHPEYGHTAGVECTTGPLGAGIAMAVGFAMAARRARGLFEPEAAPGTSVFDHMVYALAGDGCFQEGVSGEASSLAGAQKLGNLVVIYDDNRITIEGETQIAFTEDVAARYEAYGWHVAHVDWTQGGAGYSEDVDALYKAIDEAKAVTDRPSLIRLSTLIGWPLPTRAGHHSVHGAALGAEEIAGLKARLGLDPTRSFAVPADLVARTRANAASRAAEARGAWQARFDAWRTAHPDKAALLDRILAGEHPDLGVALPSFPEGRKSTRAASGEVLTAIADAVPELWGGSADLAGSNNTTMRGQRSFLPPEHASADVVGDYNGRTLHFGIREHAMGNILNAINIDGLTRAYGGTFLVFADYMRPAVRLAALQKSPTIFVWTHDSIGVGEDGPTHQPIEHLASLRAIPGLDVIRPADANETAQAWAEVLRHTDRPSALILSRQDLPVTARGAGAAAPAELTVRGGYTLFDADGELEVVLVATGSEVALAVEARDLLQAQGIGTRVVSMPCREWFDHQPAAYRAEVLPEAVARVSVEAGIALGWREVVGATGEIVSIDHFGESAPGAALFAKYGFTAGNVAERAKAAISRTTCAV